A single genomic interval of Bacillus sp. es.036 harbors:
- a CDS encoding enoyl-CoA hydratase — protein sequence MEFINISNENKVAHITLNRPPANAVASDVLRELSEAFTLIEDDPKTKVILISGEGRFFSAGADIKEFTTVSTEEGFADLGSYGQQLFDKMEAFSKPIVAAIHGAALGGGLELAMACHIRFVTEDAKLGLPELQLGLVPGFAGTQRLPALVGKAKATEMLLTSEPISGREALELGLANQVYSEEDLLPKAKEFAEKIAKKSAVAVSYALKLLTYSKTEKFDEGVQKEREYFGKAFASEDGQEGIQAFIEKRQPNFQDK from the coding sequence GTGGAGTTCATTAACATTTCGAATGAAAACAAAGTAGCACATATTACGTTGAATCGTCCTCCAGCTAACGCTGTGGCTTCGGACGTTTTGCGAGAATTGTCGGAGGCGTTCACTCTAATTGAAGACGACCCTAAGACAAAGGTGATTTTGATTTCTGGTGAAGGAAGATTTTTCTCAGCAGGTGCTGATATTAAAGAATTTACAACGGTTAGCACTGAAGAAGGCTTTGCGGATCTAGGTAGCTATGGGCAACAATTATTCGACAAAATGGAAGCGTTCTCAAAACCGATTGTCGCTGCTATTCATGGTGCTGCGCTTGGAGGAGGGCTAGAACTAGCAATGGCATGTCATATTCGCTTCGTAACAGAAGATGCCAAGCTAGGTCTACCTGAGCTGCAGCTAGGTTTAGTCCCTGGATTTGCAGGTACACAACGGCTGCCCGCGTTAGTTGGAAAAGCAAAAGCAACTGAAATGCTGCTAACCAGTGAACCCATCTCAGGACGCGAGGCATTAGAACTGGGCTTAGCGAATCAGGTATATAGCGAGGAAGACCTTTTACCAAAAGCGAAAGAATTCGCTGAAAAAATTGCTAAGAAAAGCGCTGTAGCTGTGAGCTATGCTCTTAAACTACTTACTTATTCAAAAACAGAAAAATTTGATGAAGGCGTTCAAAAAGAACGAGAGTATTTTGGAAAAGCATTCGCTTCAGAAGATGGACAAGAAGGAATTCAAGCGTTCATCGAGAAGCGTCAGCCAAACTTTCAAGATAAATAA
- a CDS encoding TetR/AcrR family transcriptional regulator, translated as MVEKGKKRGPKYDKIIDAAVVVIAQNGYHQAQVSKIAREAGVADGTIYLYFKNKEDLLISLFQKKMGSFIDKTEEQIAKKENAMDKLFTLIDMHFKHLGSDYELAIVTQLELRQTNKALRAQIGEVLKKYLTLVDHILHEGIKSGLFIEELDIRLARQMIFGTLDETVTNWVMKDHKFELEPLAKPLHHLLINGLSK; from the coding sequence ATGGTAGAAAAGGGGAAAAAAAGGGGTCCGAAATACGATAAGATTATTGATGCAGCCGTTGTAGTCATTGCCCAGAATGGGTATCACCAGGCGCAGGTATCTAAAATAGCGCGTGAAGCTGGAGTGGCAGACGGTACGATTTATCTTTATTTTAAAAATAAAGAAGATCTGCTCATTTCGTTATTTCAGAAAAAAATGGGAAGCTTTATCGATAAGACAGAAGAACAAATTGCGAAAAAAGAGAATGCAATGGATAAATTGTTTACGCTGATCGATATGCATTTCAAACATCTTGGTTCTGACTATGAACTTGCAATTGTAACTCAGTTAGAATTAAGACAGACGAACAAAGCTCTTCGCGCACAAATCGGCGAAGTATTAAAAAAATACTTAACGCTTGTGGATCACATCTTGCATGAGGGGATTAAGTCAGGATTATTTATAGAGGAATTAGATATTCGCCTCGCTAGACAAATGATCTTTGGAACACTTGATGAAACCGTCACAAACTGGGTCATGAAAGACCACAAGTTCGAATTGGAACCACTTGCTAAGCCGCTTCATCACCTTTTGATTAACGGCTTAAGCAAATAA